Proteins from a genomic interval of Synechococcus sp. A15-28:
- the ftsY gene encoding signal recognition particle-docking protein FtsY, producing the protein MVYDWFNRGGVEQPGPTPAPESTPEPTTEPVAASPEDDALAWAREAYARLKAQQAQAAETQPSPTPPPTSPPPPTPAPEPTPTPTPTPTQGLSLLEQAAAQRQQRQQDLDARALEPEPTPTPTPISPPVQTAEVSDEPSLGDFDEDFTWSAEVLAAQGRRVDDISLEEIDWLGRLRRGLEKTRQGFVSGLLENLGDDPLTPEVLDDLETLLLRADAGVQATDQLLDALRQRMNVEVVDPAEGIRFLKEQLRGLLDAPIAASGAQLLAPERDRLNIWLMVGVNGVGKTTTLGKLANLAVRSGYSALIAAADTFRAAAVQQVQVWGERSDVPVVSNPSNNADPAAVVFDAIGSARSRGTDLLLVDTAGRLQTKHNLMEELQKVRKIIDRLAPEAKVESLLILDASQGQNGLRQAMAFAEAAGLTGVVITKLDGTARGGVALAVSSEAGLPIRFIGAGEGIRDLRPFNSYEFVEALLAGR; encoded by the coding sequence ATGGTTTACGACTGGTTCAACCGCGGTGGTGTCGAACAGCCGGGACCAACACCGGCTCCTGAATCCACACCGGAACCGACGACCGAACCGGTCGCGGCATCACCCGAAGACGATGCCTTGGCGTGGGCCCGTGAGGCCTATGCCCGCCTTAAGGCGCAACAGGCCCAGGCTGCTGAGACTCAGCCATCCCCGACTCCTCCTCCGACATCACCCCCCCCTCCGACACCTGCACCGGAGCCAACGCCAACTCCAACGCCAACTCCAACTCAGGGTCTGTCCCTGCTTGAACAGGCTGCTGCTCAGCGGCAGCAACGGCAGCAGGATCTTGACGCCAGAGCTCTGGAGCCTGAGCCGACACCAACACCAACACCAATTTCACCGCCGGTTCAAACCGCTGAGGTTTCCGACGAACCCTCCCTCGGTGACTTCGATGAGGATTTCACCTGGTCAGCGGAGGTGCTCGCCGCGCAGGGACGGCGTGTGGATGACATCTCGTTGGAGGAGATCGATTGGCTGGGTCGACTCCGCCGTGGCCTTGAAAAAACGCGACAGGGATTCGTCAGCGGTCTGCTGGAGAACCTGGGTGACGATCCCCTCACGCCGGAGGTCCTCGATGATCTGGAAACACTGCTCCTCCGCGCCGATGCCGGGGTTCAGGCAACGGATCAGTTGCTTGATGCCCTGCGTCAGCGCATGAACGTGGAGGTGGTGGATCCTGCTGAGGGCATCCGCTTCCTCAAGGAACAGCTTCGCGGTTTGCTGGATGCACCGATTGCCGCCAGTGGCGCTCAACTGCTCGCCCCTGAACGGGATCGCCTCAACATCTGGTTGATGGTTGGTGTGAATGGGGTGGGCAAGACCACGACCCTTGGCAAGTTGGCCAACCTTGCGGTGCGAAGTGGTTACTCGGCCTTGATCGCTGCAGCGGACACCTTTCGCGCTGCCGCGGTTCAGCAGGTTCAGGTCTGGGGTGAGCGCAGTGATGTGCCAGTGGTCTCCAATCCCAGCAACAACGCGGATCCCGCAGCTGTGGTGTTCGATGCCATTGGTTCTGCCCGGTCGCGGGGAACCGACCTACTGCTCGTGGATACAGCCGGGCGCTTGCAGACCAAGCACAACCTTATGGAGGAGCTGCAGAAGGTCCGCAAGATCATTGACCGCCTGGCGCCGGAGGCCAAGGTGGAATCGCTCCTGATTCTGGATGCCAGTCAGGGGCAGAACGGACTGCGACAGGCGATGGCTTTTGCTGAAGCCGCAGGGTTGACAGGGGTTGTGATCACCAAGCTCGATGGCACAGCCCGAGGTGGTGTTGCCCTTGCTGTGTCGTCAGAAGCCGGTTTACCAATTCGCTTCATCGGGGCTGGTGAAGGAATCCGCGATCTCCGACCCTTCAACAGCTACGAATTCGTTGAAGCTTTGCTGGCCGGACGCTGA
- a CDS encoding PP2C family protein-serine/threonine phosphatase produces MSSKPPRRHSTPPLRGVTPAPQAMASLRQLFDSLSHEQRRNQDLLVSLGFAQRSFTNLNRFLELVPVVAARLVGVQGAILVPFQTDGRLWREQLQAVPAERSQDLLGRLAAFKPGHGAGFGTDDDQLLLMDRLVQQQCPGAGIFATSVVARGRSRGRLYVFEPSGDLVWTDVHRRHVQLVADLVGVAIENDQLLQEARRHERVDRQLSIGAEIQAQLLPDHCPVIEGVELAARCRPAFQVGGDYYDFIPTRPELSGRRRERGRWALVMGDVMGKGVPAGLLMTMLRGMLRAEVLSGLPPDRILHDLNQLAQEDLAQSHRFVTLFYSDFDPRSRRLRYANAAHNPPLLWRAERRSISRLDAAGLLIGLQPEADYGLGEVRLDPGDVLLYYTDGVTEAPGLTGDRFDEARLIRTLDGACRSCQGAQGVLDHLFDRLDRFVGADHHLEDDASMVVLKVPEAVSLPSVSPSISRLTS; encoded by the coding sequence GTGAGCAGCAAGCCGCCTCGCCGGCATTCCACTCCACCCCTGCGCGGTGTCACACCAGCCCCGCAGGCGATGGCGTCGCTGCGGCAGCTGTTCGACAGCTTGAGTCATGAGCAGCGGCGTAATCAGGATCTTCTGGTGTCGCTGGGATTTGCTCAGCGCAGCTTCACCAACCTGAACCGTTTTCTGGAGTTGGTGCCCGTCGTGGCAGCCCGTCTCGTGGGAGTGCAAGGGGCGATTCTTGTGCCCTTCCAGACCGACGGTCGACTCTGGAGGGAGCAGTTGCAGGCGGTTCCCGCAGAGAGAAGTCAGGATTTACTGGGGCGTCTGGCGGCTTTCAAGCCAGGTCATGGTGCTGGTTTCGGTACCGATGACGATCAGCTGCTGTTGATGGATCGCTTGGTGCAGCAGCAGTGTCCGGGGGCAGGCATCTTTGCCACTTCGGTGGTGGCACGGGGACGCTCTCGAGGGCGTTTGTACGTGTTTGAACCGTCGGGAGACCTCGTCTGGACCGATGTCCATCGCCGTCATGTTCAGTTGGTGGCGGATCTGGTCGGTGTCGCGATTGAAAACGACCAGTTGCTCCAGGAGGCCCGCCGTCATGAACGGGTGGATCGTCAACTCAGCATCGGCGCGGAGATCCAGGCACAACTGCTGCCGGATCATTGCCCGGTGATTGAGGGAGTCGAACTGGCGGCACGCTGCCGACCTGCTTTTCAGGTTGGCGGTGATTACTACGACTTCATTCCGACCCGTCCGGAACTCTCGGGCCGCCGTCGGGAACGGGGCCGTTGGGCCCTGGTGATGGGTGATGTGATGGGAAAGGGTGTGCCGGCTGGCCTGTTGATGACCATGCTGCGAGGCATGCTTCGGGCCGAGGTGCTCAGCGGACTGCCACCGGATCGAATCCTGCACGACCTGAACCAACTGGCTCAGGAGGATCTGGCCCAGTCCCACCGTTTCGTGACGCTGTTTTATTCGGATTTCGATCCCCGCAGCCGCCGCTTGCGTTACGCCAACGCAGCCCATAACCCACCTCTGCTGTGGCGCGCCGAACGTCGGAGCATCAGTCGTTTGGATGCCGCAGGGTTGTTGATCGGTCTCCAACCCGAAGCGGACTACGGCCTCGGCGAGGTCCGCCTCGATCCAGGCGACGTTCTGCTTTACTACACCGACGGCGTCACCGAGGCTCCCGGCCTGACGGGCGACCGATTTGATGAAGCTCGTCTGATCCGCACACTCGATGGTGCCTGCCGCAGTTGTCAGGGAGCCCAGGGGGTTTTGGACCATCTGTTTGATCGACTCGATCGTTTCGTCGGGGCGGATCACCACTTGGAAGACGATGCCTCGATGGTGGTCCTCAAAGTTCCTGAGGCTGTCAGCCTGCCGAGTGTGTCGCCGTCCATCAGCCGCCTGACAAGCTGA
- the argH gene encoding argininosuccinate lyase, which yields MAGVTGGAAGAWSDRFEQGLHPFIEAFNASIGFDLTLLQEDLDGSIAHARMLASCGVIAEEEAVQLVEGLETIRLEAAEGRFNPGLADEDVHFAVERRLIALVGSVGKKLHTGRSRNDQVGTDLRLWLRRRLDEIDHDLQRLQRALLDQADRHKATMIPGYTHLQRAQPLCLAHHLLAYIEMLQRDRERLQDVRGRVNICPLGAAALAGTPVPIDRRRTANDLGFDAIYANSLDAVSDRDFCVEFSTAASLVMAHLSRLAEEVIAWASEEFGFVRLSDRCATGSSLMPQKKNPDVPELVRGKCGRVFGHVQGLLTMIKGLPLAYNKDFQEDKEALFDAYRTTRDCVEAMAILFEEGLEFRIDRLNQAVESDFSNATDVADYLVARGVPFREAYQLVGAVVRRCLDRGCLLRELSLEEWKDLHPAFEADLHDALAPRAVVSARRSEGGTGFDRVQKQIKLWQERLKDSAVGG from the coding sequence ATGGCGGGTGTGACCGGTGGCGCCGCGGGCGCATGGAGTGATCGTTTTGAACAGGGACTTCATCCCTTCATCGAGGCGTTCAACGCATCCATCGGCTTTGATCTGACGTTGCTTCAGGAGGACCTGGACGGCTCCATTGCCCATGCCCGGATGCTGGCGAGCTGTGGGGTGATCGCTGAGGAGGAAGCTGTTCAGTTGGTGGAGGGTCTGGAAACCATCCGCTTGGAGGCAGCCGAGGGGCGCTTCAACCCAGGTCTGGCGGATGAAGATGTTCATTTCGCTGTGGAGCGGCGGCTGATCGCCTTGGTGGGGTCTGTTGGGAAAAAGCTCCACACAGGCCGCAGTCGCAATGATCAGGTGGGCACGGACCTTCGCCTCTGGTTGCGGCGACGGCTCGATGAGATCGATCACGATCTGCAGCGGCTTCAGAGGGCTCTGCTGGATCAGGCGGATCGCCACAAGGCCACTATGATTCCCGGTTACACGCACCTGCAGCGCGCCCAGCCCCTGTGTCTGGCGCACCATCTGCTTGCCTACATCGAGATGCTGCAGCGGGATCGTGAGCGACTTCAAGACGTCCGCGGTCGCGTCAACATCTGTCCCCTCGGGGCTGCAGCTCTGGCAGGGACGCCCGTGCCGATCGATCGGCGCCGGACTGCGAACGACTTGGGTTTTGACGCGATTTATGCCAACAGCCTCGACGCCGTCAGCGATCGGGATTTCTGCGTCGAATTTTCAACAGCAGCATCCCTGGTGATGGCCCATCTCAGCCGTCTTGCTGAGGAGGTGATCGCCTGGGCTTCGGAGGAATTCGGGTTTGTTCGGTTGAGTGATCGCTGTGCCACGGGCAGCAGCCTGATGCCGCAGAAGAAGAACCCCGATGTGCCGGAGTTGGTGCGGGGGAAATGCGGCCGCGTCTTTGGCCATGTGCAGGGACTGCTGACGATGATCAAAGGCCTTCCTTTGGCCTACAACAAGGATTTTCAGGAAGACAAGGAAGCACTGTTTGATGCCTATCGGACCACCCGAGACTGTGTTGAGGCGATGGCAATTTTGTTCGAGGAGGGGTTGGAGTTCCGCATCGACCGTCTCAATCAGGCGGTGGAAAGTGATTTTTCCAATGCCACAGATGTGGCGGATTACCTGGTGGCTCGGGGTGTTCCCTTTCGCGAGGCTTATCAACTGGTTGGGGCTGTTGTGCGGCGCTGCCTCGATCGCGGTTGTCTGCTGCGGGAACTCAGCCTGGAGGAATGGAAGGACTTGCACCCTGCCTTCGAAGCCGATTTGCATGATGCACTCGCCCCCCGTGCGGTGGTGTCAGCCCGTCGCAGTGAAGGTGGAACAGGATTCGATCGCGTTCAAAAGCAGATCAAGCTCTGGCAAGAACGCCTGAAAGATTCTGCAGTTGGTGGATGA
- a CDS encoding RNA-binding protein: MSIFVGNLPFRAEQEDVIELFAQFGEVANCALPLERDTGRKRGFAFVEMADEAVEDAAIEGLQGAELMGRPLRINKAEPRGSAPRRGGGGYGGGGGGGGGYRGGGGDGGYGGGGGGGYRGGGGDGGYGGGGGGGYRGGGGDGGYGGGGGGGYRGGGGYGGGGDAGERRSGARGWEDRSYGARDNAGEAGGGDDDGRSRRRRGSSTGGGGDDYSGYGGAEG, from the coding sequence GTGAGCATTTTTGTCGGCAACCTTCCCTTCCGCGCTGAGCAGGAGGATGTCATTGAACTGTTTGCCCAGTTCGGCGAAGTCGCGAACTGTGCCCTTCCCCTGGAGCGGGACACCGGTCGAAAGCGTGGTTTTGCCTTTGTCGAGATGGCTGATGAAGCCGTTGAAGACGCCGCGATTGAAGGGCTTCAGGGTGCTGAGCTGATGGGTCGCCCTCTTCGCATCAACAAAGCTGAGCCCCGCGGCAGCGCACCTCGTCGTGGTGGCGGTGGTTATGGCGGCGGCGGTGGTGGCGGTGGTGGCTACCGCGGCGGTGGTGGAGATGGTGGTTACGGCGGTGGCGGCGGTGGTGGCTACCGCGGCGGCGGTGGAGATGGTGGTTACGGCGGTGGCGGCGGCGGTGGCTACCGCGGTGGCGGTGGAGATGGTGGTTACGGCGGTGGCGGCGGCGGTGGCTACCGCGGTGGCGGTGGTTACGGCGGTGGTGGAGATGCCGGCGAACGGCGTTCCGGTGCCCGTGGCTGGGAAGACCGCAGCTATGGCGCCCGCGACAACGCTGGTGAAGCTGGTGGTGGAGATGACGACGGTCGCAGCCGTCGCCGTCGTGGCTCCTCCACCGGTGGTGGTGGCGACGATTATTCCGGATATGGAGGTGCTGAGGGCTGA
- the dusA gene encoding tRNA dihydrouridine(20/20a) synthase DusA — protein sequence MTAAETAAYRFSVAPMLDCTDRHFRVLMRQISRHALLYSEMVVAQALHHTNRRDRLLDFDPVEHPIALQVGGDDPALLADAARLASDWNYDEINLNVGCPSQKVQAGNFGACLMAEPDLVARCVEAMAKASSLPVTVKHRIGIDDLDSDERLTDFVDRVAMAGASRFSVHARKAWLDGLDPKQNRTIPPLQHDRVQALKRRRPHLTIELNGGLESPDDCLQALAHCDGAMVGRAAYAHPLRWASMDNLVFGEPARKVLASDVVSGLIPHAYAHLSRGGRLWDLCRHLVQLVEGVRGARHWRRELGERAQRPGADLTVLEEAGRQLRDAGL from the coding sequence ATGACCGCCGCCGAAACCGCTGCCTACCGCTTCAGCGTGGCACCGATGCTGGATTGCACGGACCGTCATTTTCGCGTGCTGATGCGACAGATCAGCCGCCATGCCCTTCTCTACTCCGAGATGGTGGTGGCGCAGGCTCTGCATCACACCAACCGCCGCGACAGGCTGCTGGATTTTGACCCTGTCGAGCATCCAATCGCTCTGCAGGTGGGGGGAGACGACCCAGCGCTCCTGGCTGATGCCGCACGGCTCGCCAGCGACTGGAACTACGACGAGATCAACCTCAACGTGGGCTGCCCCAGTCAGAAGGTGCAAGCCGGCAACTTCGGAGCCTGTCTGATGGCGGAGCCGGACCTGGTGGCTCGCTGTGTTGAAGCCATGGCGAAGGCCAGTTCACTGCCGGTGACGGTCAAACACCGCATCGGAATCGATGATCTTGACAGCGATGAGCGTCTGACCGACTTCGTCGACCGGGTGGCGATGGCAGGGGCAAGCCGTTTTTCGGTGCATGCCCGCAAGGCCTGGCTGGACGGTCTGGACCCGAAGCAGAACCGGACAATCCCCCCGCTGCAGCACGACCGTGTGCAGGCTCTGAAACGGAGACGGCCCCACCTCACCATCGAACTGAACGGCGGATTGGAGTCACCCGACGATTGTCTGCAAGCACTCGCGCACTGTGATGGCGCCATGGTGGGACGGGCGGCCTATGCCCACCCCCTGCGATGGGCATCGATGGACAACCTTGTCTTCGGCGAACCAGCCCGAAAGGTCCTGGCCTCCGATGTGGTGTCTGGCCTCATCCCCCATGCCTACGCCCACCTCAGCCGAGGCGGTCGACTCTGGGATCTCTGTCGCCACCTGGTGCAACTGGTGGAAGGGGTCAGGGGAGCCAGACATTGGCGCCGAGAGCTGGGGGAACGCGCTCAACGGCCCGGAGCTGATCTCACGGTTCTGGAAGAGGCCGGACGGCAATTGCGTGACGCCGGCCTCTGA
- the msrB gene encoding peptide-methionine (R)-S-oxide reductase MsrB, with protein MALNAVFLSRRSLLLGSIAGAFGSSWWPRPVLAASKATDASWDLSAEQWRQRLSPEAYDVLRNEGTERPFTSPLNDEKRSGTFHCAGCDQPLFSSEAKFDSGTGWPSFWQPLQGGIATKVDFKLIIPRTEYHCSRCGGHQGHVFNDGPRPTGKRYCNNGVALVFRPADSV; from the coding sequence ATGGCGCTCAACGCTGTGTTTCTGTCCCGTCGTTCCCTATTGTTGGGTTCCATCGCCGGTGCCTTCGGCAGCAGCTGGTGGCCGCGGCCGGTGCTGGCGGCATCAAAAGCAACTGATGCAAGCTGGGATCTCAGTGCAGAGCAGTGGCGTCAGCGCTTGTCACCCGAGGCCTACGACGTGCTGCGCAATGAGGGCACCGAGCGGCCGTTCACCAGTCCATTGAATGATGAGAAGCGCAGTGGCACGTTCCACTGCGCCGGTTGCGATCAGCCGTTGTTCTCCTCGGAGGCGAAGTTCGACAGCGGCACCGGTTGGCCGAGCTTCTGGCAGCCGTTGCAGGGTGGCATCGCGACGAAAGTAGATTTCAAATTGATCATTCCCCGTACGGAATACCACTGCAGCCGCTGCGGTGGGCATCAGGGCCACGTGTTCAATGACGGACCCCGACCGACGGGCAAGCGCTACTGCAACAACGGCGTCGCCCTTGTCTTCCGACCCGCAGACTCAGTTTGA
- a CDS encoding NAD(P)/FAD-dependent oxidoreductase: protein MTDPDRRASATATTASPLSSDPQTQFDFLVVGGGAAGFMAAITAAEQGLQRVLVLEATPEPLSKVRLSGGGRCNVTHACWDPTELVGHYPRGQRPLRGPFSRFASGDAVAWFADRGLDLVEEDDGRMFPQANRSSAVVNCLRQAAKRSGVQLITGSAVQAVAGDISGGFVASCRGGGRFHAKRVLLATGGHPSGRRLAGQLGHRLIPPVPSLFSLTLDAPQLLGCAGIALDDVALTLEVGDERFHQVGRVLITHWGLSGPATLRLTAFAARALQASRYRATLSVSWCAGWSQGDLLAALRNQRTQAARRTLVASRPLAAHLPRRLWISMLEEVGVAADQRWADCPAKLERGLFDRLQQCRYPVKGRGPFGEEFVTAGGVDLGEINLATMESRCCPGLHLAGELMDVDGVTGGFNFQHCWTSGWLAGQSVAEQLTGSDRTL from the coding sequence ATGACGGACCCCGACCGACGGGCAAGCGCTACTGCAACAACGGCGTCGCCCTTGTCTTCCGACCCGCAGACTCAGTTTGATTTTCTCGTCGTCGGTGGTGGTGCTGCCGGCTTCATGGCGGCGATCACAGCCGCCGAACAGGGGCTACAGCGAGTCCTGGTGCTGGAAGCCACGCCGGAGCCCCTGTCCAAGGTTCGATTGAGTGGAGGCGGTCGCTGCAACGTGACCCATGCCTGTTGGGATCCAACCGAGCTGGTGGGTCACTACCCCAGGGGTCAGCGGCCCCTGCGGGGGCCATTCAGTCGTTTTGCCAGTGGTGATGCCGTTGCATGGTTCGCTGATCGCGGCCTGGATCTGGTGGAGGAGGACGACGGCCGCATGTTTCCTCAGGCCAATCGCTCGTCCGCAGTGGTGAATTGCCTGCGGCAGGCCGCGAAACGGTCCGGGGTTCAGCTGATCACAGGTTCTGCGGTTCAAGCCGTGGCCGGCGACATCAGCGGTGGGTTCGTGGCCTCCTGTCGCGGTGGTGGCAGGTTTCATGCAAAGCGCGTGCTGTTGGCTACGGGAGGACACCCCAGTGGACGACGGTTGGCGGGCCAGCTGGGCCATCGGTTGATCCCCCCGGTGCCTTCCCTGTTTTCATTGACGTTGGATGCTCCCCAGTTGCTGGGTTGCGCCGGCATCGCCCTCGATGATGTGGCGCTCACGCTCGAGGTGGGAGACGAGCGCTTCCACCAGGTCGGTCGGGTGCTGATCACCCACTGGGGTCTCAGTGGACCGGCGACGTTGCGGCTTACGGCCTTCGCCGCCAGGGCCCTTCAGGCATCGCGTTACCGCGCGACGTTGAGTGTGAGCTGGTGCGCTGGTTGGTCCCAGGGGGATCTCCTGGCTGCGTTGCGGAACCAGCGAACCCAGGCTGCTCGTCGCACCCTCGTTGCTTCACGACCATTGGCCGCTCATCTGCCACGACGACTTTGGATCTCGATGTTGGAGGAGGTTGGTGTCGCTGCTGATCAGCGCTGGGCGGACTGTCCAGCGAAGTTGGAGAGGGGGCTCTTCGATCGGTTGCAGCAATGTCGTTATCCCGTGAAGGGTCGCGGACCATTTGGGGAGGAATTCGTGACCGCTGGTGGCGTGGATCTGGGTGAAATCAACCTGGCCACCATGGAGAGCCGCTGCTGCCCCGGTTTGCATCTGGCGGGTGAGTTGATGGATGTGGATGGGGTCACAGGCGGCTTCAACTTTCAGCACTGCTGGACCAGTGGTTGGCTCGCCGGCCAGTCCGTTGCCGAGCAGCTCACTGGATCTGATCGAACACTGTGA
- a CDS encoding type II secretion system F family protein produces MKAVDLADARKQLRRRGIRATELRPAPSGQNNGADGSGEGKSLFSIDLGTTFEKAPGVKEKAVFASKLAALVDAGVPIVRSLDLMATQQKLPMFKRALTKVSLDVNEGIALGSAIREWPKVFDQLSIAMVEAGEAGGVLDEAMKPLAKLLEDNAKLQNQIKGALGYPVAVLVIAILVFLGMTIFLIPTFAGIFEDLGAELPAFTQLLVNFSELLRSTVALYFVGALLLIIWLFARYYGTHNGRRVIDRLILKLPLFGELILMTATAQFCRIFSSLTRAGVPILMSMEISSQTAGNSIISDAILASRTMVQEGVLLSTALIRQKVLPDMALNMLAIGEETGEMDKMLSKVADFYEDEVGAMVKALTSMLEPAMIVVVGGIVGSILLAMYLPMFTVFDQIQ; encoded by the coding sequence ATCAAGGCCGTGGATCTGGCAGACGCCCGCAAACAGCTTCGCCGTCGTGGAATTCGAGCCACAGAGCTGCGACCTGCTCCTTCCGGTCAGAACAACGGGGCTGACGGCTCCGGCGAGGGCAAGAGCTTGTTCTCCATCGACCTCGGCACGACCTTCGAGAAGGCTCCAGGCGTCAAGGAGAAAGCGGTTTTCGCCAGCAAGCTGGCGGCACTTGTGGATGCCGGCGTTCCGATCGTGCGCAGCCTGGATCTGATGGCGACCCAGCAGAAGCTGCCGATGTTCAAGCGGGCGCTGACCAAGGTGAGCCTGGATGTCAACGAGGGAATCGCCCTGGGCAGCGCGATTCGGGAGTGGCCCAAGGTTTTCGATCAGCTCAGCATCGCCATGGTGGAAGCCGGCGAAGCCGGAGGCGTTCTGGATGAAGCAATGAAACCGCTGGCCAAACTTCTGGAAGACAACGCCAAGCTGCAGAACCAGATCAAGGGAGCCCTTGGCTATCCCGTTGCCGTTCTGGTGATCGCGATCCTGGTGTTTCTGGGGATGACCATTTTCCTGATTCCTACCTTCGCCGGAATCTTTGAAGATCTGGGGGCCGAACTCCCCGCATTCACACAGTTGCTGGTGAATTTCAGTGAACTCCTGCGATCAACAGTGGCTCTGTATTTCGTTGGAGCCCTGCTGCTGATCATCTGGCTGTTCGCGCGTTATTACGGAACCCACAACGGACGACGGGTCATCGACCGACTGATCCTCAAGCTGCCGCTGTTCGGTGAGCTGATTCTGATGACCGCCACCGCCCAGTTCTGTCGAATCTTCAGCTCCCTAACCCGCGCCGGTGTTCCCATCTTGATGTCCATGGAAATCTCCAGTCAGACCGCAGGGAACTCGATCATTTCTGATGCAATCCTGGCCTCAAGAACGATGGTGCAGGAGGGCGTTCTGCTCAGCACAGCCTTGATTCGTCAGAAAGTGCTCCCCGATATGGCGCTCAACATGTTGGCCATCGGCGAAGAAACCGGTGAGATGGACAAGATGCTCAGCAAGGTCGCTGATTTCTACGAAGACGAAGTCGGAGCCATGGTGAAGGCACTCACCTCCATGCTGGAGCCCGCAATGATCGTGGTGGTGGGAGGCATTGTCGGATCGATTCTTCTGGCTATGTATCTGCCGATGTTCACAGTGTTCGATCAGATCCAGTGA
- a CDS encoding type IV pilus twitching motility protein PilT, with amino-acid sequence MDLMIEDLMEQLVEAGGSDLHIASGQPPYERFSGELRPMRDDPLEEEDCNKLIFSMLNNSQRKTLEQTWELDCAYGLKGVARFRVNVYRKKGSYAACLRALGSKIPSVELLNLPPVVLETSKRPRGLVLVTGPTGSGKTTTLAALLDHINHTRSEHILTIEDPIEFVYQSDKSLVHQRQLNEDTRSFANALRAALREDPDVILVGEIRDLETIQLAVSAAETGHLVFGTLHTSSAAQTVDRMVDVFPPEQQTQVRVQLSGSLVAVFSQTLCKRHDPKPGQFGRVMAQEILINTPATANLIREGKTAQLYSQIQTGGEQGMQTLEKALADLVNRGDVSQTEAMAKASKPGELQRLIGHE; translated from the coding sequence ATGGATCTGATGATCGAGGATCTGATGGAGCAACTGGTGGAGGCAGGCGGCAGCGATCTGCACATCGCCAGCGGTCAGCCTCCCTACGAACGTTTCAGCGGTGAGCTGCGGCCGATGCGGGACGACCCTCTGGAGGAGGAGGACTGCAACAAGCTGATCTTCTCGATGCTGAACAACAGTCAACGCAAAACCCTGGAGCAGACCTGGGAACTGGACTGCGCCTATGGCCTGAAAGGGGTGGCACGGTTCCGGGTCAACGTCTACCGGAAGAAGGGAAGCTATGCCGCCTGTCTCCGGGCCCTCGGCAGCAAGATCCCAAGCGTTGAGCTTCTGAACCTGCCGCCCGTGGTGCTGGAGACCAGCAAACGCCCGCGGGGACTGGTGCTGGTGACAGGTCCCACAGGGTCGGGCAAAACCACGACGCTGGCAGCCCTGTTGGACCACATCAATCACACCCGCAGCGAACACATCCTCACCATCGAGGACCCGATTGAGTTTGTTTATCAGAGCGACAAGAGCCTGGTACATCAGCGCCAGCTCAATGAGGACACCCGCAGTTTCGCCAATGCCCTCCGCGCTGCTCTGCGGGAGGACCCCGACGTGATCCTGGTGGGGGAAATTCGGGATCTGGAAACCATCCAACTGGCAGTCAGCGCTGCGGAGACCGGACACCTTGTGTTCGGAACGCTGCACACCAGTTCGGCGGCGCAGACCGTGGACCGGATGGTCGATGTATTCCCACCGGAACAACAGACCCAGGTCCGCGTTCAACTCTCCGGCAGCTTGGTGGCCGTGTTTTCACAGACCCTCTGCAAGCGCCACGATCCAAAACCAGGGCAATTCGGACGGGTGATGGCTCAGGAGATCCTGATCAACACCCCGGCCACCGCAAATCTCATCCGCGAAGGCAAGACCGCTCAGCTTTATTCCCAGATTCAGACCGGTGGCGAGCAAGGAATGCAGACCCTGGAAAAAGCGCTGGCTGACCTGGTGAACCGCGGCGATGTGAGCCAGACCGAAGCCATGGCAAAAGCGAGCAAACCAGGCGAACTGCAACGCCTGATTGGCCATGAATGA